TGACTATGCCAAAACCCTAACTTCTTCAACAGCGTACTCAGGCAAGGGAATTAAGCAAGCTCTGTTCCTCCCTGTTTTCCCCTGCCCGTCTGTGTTCCAGCTACTTGTTCCAGCGCTGGGTAGCCATGGCAATGCGCTGACCGTATTTTTCAGCCGTGAGCAGATCGGCAGGATCCACAACGGCTGGCGCACCCGACATATCGACAGGACTTTGACCCATAACACCAAGGAATGAGCCGAGACGGTTAACGGTGCCATCATTCATTTCACCAGCTCCTACCCAAATCATGCCATGTTGAGCTGCATTAATCGCAAGATAAAGCAAGGTGCCCTGTTTGTCACCACTGGGGGAACTAGAATGGGTAAACCCACCTGCGAGTTTGTCTTTCCACTGTTGGGTAAACCAAGCATAGCTGCCTGCATCAATAAATGCCTTGAACTGAGCAGCAACACCACCCATGTACGTCGGTGACCCAAAGACAATGGCATCAGCTTGGTTGAGGGTTGCCATGATGGCATCGTCCTTCCAGCGACCATTGGTAATTTGTTCCCCTGTGATCCGCAGCAGTTTAACCTCTGCACCTGCATCACTGGCTCCTTTAGCTACAGCCTCAGCCATTAGATGAGTGTGACCAGATCCGGAGAAATACACAATCGCGATCGTAGCCATAGAACCTCCTGATATAGCCATTAACTCAACAATGCCATCCTAGAAACTTTTACTTACTAAAGTAAAGTAGGTACAATGAAGTAACTAGAAAACTTTCAGTAACCAGCCATGACAAGACCATCACAAGATTCTAATCCTTGCCCTGTTAGCATTTTGATGAATATTCTGTCTGGCCCTTGGACGCTGTATATTCTCTGGATACTGTCTACGAATGGGTCTACGCGGTTTGGAGCACTGAAGCGACGAGTTGAGGGCATTTCTACCAAGATGTTGACCGAGCGTCTGCGCCTGTTAGAGCGAGAAGGCATTGTCTCTCGGCACTATGAACCCACGGTGCCTCCGCAGGTCTCCTATGAGCTAACGGTAAGGGGTCAGGAGTTAGTTAGCATTTTGGCGCAGTTAAACGAGTTGGCTGAGCGCTGGTATCGTCAGCCTCAAGCAGCCGTATAAGTCAACTGGTGGCTTTCCTGGCAAGCGGTGTAGGGAATGGAGACCTGTAGATTAGTGCTGCTTGACCAAGGTACCTACAGCGAAGAATTGGTTGCGCTCTAAGGTTTCTAGGTGCCAGCCATAGGGTTCTGCCCAGGCGACGAGTTGCTCTGCTGGTCGGGGCACGAGTTCCCATGGACGCTGGTTTAGATCCACTAGGCTTTGCTTGAGCAGCTTTAGGTCGGGGTGATGCTCTTGGATGGTGAACACCCACCGTGCCCCCGGTGGGGTAATAGCAGAGCCATTTTGCAATACGGTTTGAATTTGCTGGTCGTCAGTGAGGATGTCAAAAAAGCCGGATGCCACGAGAATATCGGCCCGATCGCTGGCCAACTCTGACAGCACGAAGGCATTATGGCGCTGAAAGGTAATATCTGTTCGTCCCAAGCGATTAGCTTTATCTTGTCCTTGAGCTACGGCTTCTGGTTCGTAGTCGCCAGCAATAATAGTCGCCCGTCCGGGGGGAATTGTGAACAGGTAAGAGCCAACCCCAGCAGCAAGGTCAACCACTAGGGGATGGTCATAGTGGCTAAGGGCTTGTTGAAGCTGTCCAATCAAGAATTGTCGGCGCGATCGTACCCCATCCCATACCGGGTGAGCTATAAACATCCGGTCAAACCATACCCCCAAGGGGGTAATGCCACGAGGTTGGTTCTCGTAGATATATTCCAGCATTACGCCAGAGTCAAAGCCTGTGCGCCAGCCAAGACGAATGCCATCACTCAATCTACCAATCGTCTGTAACCCAACACGCAATAGCCAGTAGTACACAGTTCACCTTGTGCATTTGTACAGCACAGTTGTAGCAGCAGTTTAAGATAACGACAAGACTAGGCTCATCGTAACCTGAGGGCTAATCATGACCACAGCATTGCGATCGCCGAACGTACGGCCTCTCCCACTAAGGAAGTGCGCTCTGCCTGATCTGCTGATCGCTCCCAGCGTAACAGGCGATCGAGAAAGGTTTTGTCCAGACTTGCACGCTTCATAATCACCTTACCAATCAAGCGGCGCTGTTCCTCATCGGTTTTAATGCCCTGTTGCGTGAGAAAGGCTACCAGCGCTTGACTATGCTGGGCACGGTCTTGAGCATCCTGGGAAAACAAACTAAGCTGGACATGCTGCATGATTTGACCAGGAAGCTTAGAAGTATGGTTGGTTGTTGCCTGAGGCAACGGTGCTGTCCCCAAAGTAGTAGGGTCAGTGCTGGTTTGGTGAGGCTGAACCAAAATGTTCATCCTGGTCAAGATGGCTTTCTGGTGACGTTTCCACTGTTGTTGCATCTCAGGATAAAGCTTAAGAATGCGCTGAGTCAGTGTGCTGGCATTAATGGGGCGATTCACTAGCAGCCTCACAGTCCCCTTGCCATTTGCAAACTCGTAGCTGTTGATTGTCAGGGCCACATCTGGAGACTCTTGCTGAATCTGAATTAGGGAAAACAGCAGTGCCTGCCAGTGCACTTCTCCATCCAGGGTCAGTTCAAGGTGACTACTGCTACCATAGGTGGCTGACATTTCTCCAGGAGCGAAGTCGCGATCGACAGGGTGCCTGTCCATCGCCCGCTTGGCATGGTAATTGAACCGAGTAAAGACATATCGACAGTCCACCTTAGAAAAGTCTGCCTCTTCCACGCGCCAGTTGTAAATGCAACATCCTGTCATCTTGGTGCCCTCCAAGCTAGTCCGAATTAGGTGGCACTGCAACAGACAGGCGTTACTCAAATCTGCTTCACTTAAAATCGTGTCACTAAGGTAGGCCCCGCTGAGGTCAGCACGACGCATGATTGCCCCGCGCAAATTTGCTTCAGTTAAATCTGCTTGTAGCAAATAGGCATCTTGGAGGTCTGCCCTTGGCAAGTGAGTTTTGCGACAACTAGCCTTGAGCAGATAGGCTCCACTCAAATTTGCCCGACTCAAGTCAGCATTATCCAATTGAGCTTCACTCAAATCAGCCCCCTGTAAAATCACCCGGTGCAAGTCTGCCGACTGTAAATTAGCTTGTCGCAAATAGGCCGTGGTTAAATTCACTTCAGTTAGATTAGCGCCTGCTAAATTAGCCTCCCGCAAGTTAGCCTCTTCTAAGTGAGCTTCTCGCAGATTAGCTCGGCTTAGATCAGCCCCAGTGAGGCTGGCCCCTCGCAAGTTGGCCTCCATCAATTCCAAGTCCATTAACTTGGCACTATTGAGCTTTGCACGCTCTAGGTTAGCTTGATCCAGTCTGGCTCCTTGCAGGTCAGCTAGGCTTAAATCAGCTTCCTGCAAGATTGCCCAATCTAACTCTGCTGACTGGAGGTTGGCTAACCGCAAGTCTGCTTTTGTTAAGTTGGCTCCTGACAAGACTGCTTGGGTCAAGTTTGCATTATTCAAGGCACAACTGCGCAAATCAGCCTGCCGGAGATTGGCTCCCACCAAGGTTGCACGGGTGAGAAACGCCCAACTCAGGTTGGCTCCCGTGAGGTTGGCACCTGTTAGGTCAATATCTTGGAGGTTCACTCCACTGAGGTTAGCCTCCCTCAAATCGATGTGAGCAAAATCACGCTCTCCCTGGCGATATCGATTCAGGAAATCTTTAAGTTGCAACGTCTACTCGTCCTTTGATATCTTAACTTAATGAGTACAGAGACCATGATTATAGGAGCACAGCTAGGCTGTATTAGCTAGGCCATATTTAGATGTCACTGTAAGCATCTGCAATCAGAAATCGGGCCAACTCGATGATGAGTTTGAATTAGAGAAATCATCTCTGAGAAGAGAACGA
The Cyanobacteriota bacterium DNA segment above includes these coding regions:
- a CDS encoding flavodoxin family protein; its protein translation is MATIAIVYFSGSGHTHLMAEAVAKGASDAGAEVKLLRITGEQITNGRWKDDAIMATLNQADAIVFGSPTYMGGVAAQFKAFIDAGSYAWFTQQWKDKLAGGFTHSSSPSGDKQGTLLYLAINAAQHGMIWVGAGEMNDGTVNRLGSFLGVMGQSPVDMSGAPAVVDPADLLTAEKYGQRIAMATQRWNK
- a CDS encoding helix-turn-helix transcriptional regulator, translating into MTRPSQDSNPCPVSILMNILSGPWTLYILWILSTNGSTRFGALKRRVEGISTKMLTERLRLLEREGIVSRHYEPTVPPQVSYELTVRGQELVSILAQLNELAERWYRQPQAAV
- a CDS encoding class I SAM-dependent methyltransferase family protein, whose amino-acid sequence is MYYWLLRVGLQTIGRLSDGIRLGWRTGFDSGVMLEYIYENQPRGITPLGVWFDRMFIAHPVWDGVRSRRQFLIGQLQQALSHYDHPLVVDLAAGVGSYLFTIPPGRATIIAGDYEPEAVAQGQDKANRLGRTDITFQRHNAFVLSELASDRADILVASGFFDILTDDQQIQTVLQNGSAITPPGARWVFTIQEHHPDLKLLKQSLVDLNQRPWELVPRPAEQLVAWAEPYGWHLETLERNQFFAVGTLVKQH
- a CDS encoding pentapeptide repeat-containing protein; amino-acid sequence: MQLKDFLNRYRQGERDFAHIDLREANLSGVNLQDIDLTGANLTGANLSWAFLTRATLVGANLRQADLRSCALNNANLTQAVLSGANLTKADLRLANLQSAELDWAILQEADLSLADLQGARLDQANLERAKLNSAKLMDLELMEANLRGASLTGADLSRANLREAHLEEANLREANLAGANLTEVNLTTAYLRQANLQSADLHRVILQGADLSEAQLDNADLSRANLSGAYLLKASCRKTHLPRADLQDAYLLQADLTEANLRGAIMRRADLSGAYLSDTILSEADLSNACLLQCHLIRTSLEGTKMTGCCIYNWRVEEADFSKVDCRYVFTRFNYHAKRAMDRHPVDRDFAPGEMSATYGSSSHLELTLDGEVHWQALLFSLIQIQQESPDVALTINSYEFANGKGTVRLLVNRPINASTLTQRILKLYPEMQQQWKRHQKAILTRMNILVQPHQTSTDPTTLGTAPLPQATTNHTSKLPGQIMQHVQLSLFSQDAQDRAQHSQALVAFLTQQGIKTDEEQRRLIGKVIMKRASLDKTFLDRLLRWERSADQAERTSLVGEAVRSAIAMLWS